Genomic segment of Coffea arabica cultivar ET-39 chromosome 1e, Coffea Arabica ET-39 HiFi, whole genome shotgun sequence:
AGACCTTATTGGATCTGATGAGTACTAGACTGTGGAAAAACTATAACCATTTGGTGAAATCATATCTTGGAAATTCTCTACATGTTTTGAACCAAATGACAGACACAAAAATGATATCCTTTACATTGCGAAGGCTAAGATATTCATCTATATTTTTGGCTGCATATCCTGCTCTTTTAAGGAAGTATGTAAAGGTATGTACTTAGTTGAAATACTTTTGCCCTTTTACTTTGCATTCAGTATCAAATTTTTGGTATGATATGTTGTAAGGTGAGATTTTGCGTGTTTGCTGGTAATATTTCGTCATATGGTTGGTTTCCTTGAGTTTTAGAAATATGACTTAGAGAAAGCAATAGAACAATGCaagcaaaattcatagaaacCTAAAAAATCACACCTTTGGATCAGAAGGAATCACACCTAAAAATGTGGAATTATTCCTCCAGAAGACTAGTTTCACATGATATTGTGAATTAGAATGTCGATTCTGCATATATTTCTCTTGTACAGTGAGCTCCATCATGTTTCATAGTGGATATATacatttttatttgtcattaGTTGCTTGCTTCCCTCAAAAAGTAAAGACATTAGATAATCCACTTAATTAGAATAAGTTCTGTTAATTACTTGTTTAGAGGAGCCCTTGTCATGCAAATTAACTGCTATTCTAAACAAACTTGAGGTAGTCAAATTGCACAAGTAGCCAATATATGGTCCCCAAAAGGGTCAGAATTTCATAGGCTGACTAACTGTGTTGGGATCGTGAAATTTCCTAGTTGGGGCTATTTCTGCCTCattgtatgatgattggtatTCTCTTCCTGCAAACTACTGAGTTGATAAGCATTTATCATAGTTCTTGAGTTTTTACTAAGACAGGGCAACTCAAACTGTAAAGATATCCTGAGGACTTaagattttgatttattttaatgtatagagaacaaaaataaatcaaaaggTTTTTAGTCTGGATTTTACCCTCTTTGGTTGTATTAGGACTGTTGATATAGTTGGAGCAACTTTCTGTGGTTCATTTTGCACTCATATTCtgatgaaagagaaaagaatttATTAACACAAGTCCTTAgaattttgatacttgaattAATCTATTGTTTTCTTCTAGCTCAAATGCACAATATTAAACTATTGGAGGCCTATCTAATGTATACAGGTCATGAAGATTCCTTTAAGTGCATTTTGGTTGACATTCTTTCTATGTTTAGCTTGCAATAATCTGACTtgatgtttcttttttcttttttttgtttttgttttgggggggggggggtgggtaGGTGGGTGGCGGAATTGTACTTTATAATGAATGATAAattgataaaagaaaataagaaaaatcagaaagagTAAAAGAAGGGGGTGGAGGGAAATTATTTTAATCTGTCTATTCTGCAAGCTGATTCTTTTACATAGGTGATCACCATTACAAAGTTAGCTGTAAAATAAGGGATGGAGGGAAATTATTTTAAACTGTCTATTCTGCTAGCTGATTCTTTTACATAGGTGATCACCATTACAAAGTTAGGTGGTTATCAAATAACACATTCTGATGTTTTCAGGTGGTTCTGCACTTTTGGGGCAGCGGGGGAGGTGCACTGCCAGttgtttctcttttatttttgagaGATTTATGTCTACAGTTTGGTTCAGATTGCATCGATGACTGCTTCAAAGGAATGTACAAAGCTTATGTTTTGAATTGTCAATCCTTTACGGCAACAAAGCTGCAGCATATTCAGTTTCTTGGTAATTGTTTCACTGAACTACTTAGAGTGGATCCTGGAGCTGCATATCAACATGCTTTCATTTTCATTCGTCAGTTAGCGATGATTTTGCGCGAAACTACTACTAGGACAAAGAAGGTAATGGTTCTTTCTCATATTATCTACAGATATCTCGTCAGAAGAAATTCTTAATTCCTTCAACCTTTTAAGGAAATGATGGTAATtataagaataataataatggtGATTCTGAGTTCCTGTAATGTAGGAATGTTTGCCTTTAACTTTGTCTTTACTCTATTTTATAGTTGCACAGAACATACTTATTTTCAGGTCACATGCAAGGTATAACTGATTGTCTTGTAAAGGAATACTAGGTTATTTTAGTTTGGCATGTAAGTGATCTTGTACATTCAAATTATTCATACACAGGAGTTGAACATGTGTGTGGTTGATCCTACGTATTGCATCTGTTAGCTTAGTAACACAAAAGATTTGGTAAATGATACATTTGCTTATAAAAATACCTCAAGAACGTTATGTGAAGACAGAAATGGAAAGACCATGCACACATATGGGTGAGTAATGAACATCTCTGTTTTCAACAGAATGGCAATGTTATATGGTACTGGCATCTATTTTCAAATTGAGTGTCATAATCACTTGGGGCTTTTTACAGGAGAAATGTTTCTCCATGTGTTTCTAGTTTTATATCATCTAGAAACTTTGAAACTCAAAGCTGAGGTCAAGTATGATGTTTTTATATATAGGACATAAAGTTATAGGAATGGGACGGTTTTTGCACTTCAATATCAAGGTTTTGATAGAATACTCTTGACGTTCTTTTATTATTGTTGTCACTGatgttttgttttctcttaaCTCTCTTTTTTGCTTGGAATAAAGTGCTGTGGGTTCAAAGAAAATGGGGTTTACATGATTCTTTAGCTTCTTTTATATTGTGTATTGTATATTCAAAGATGTGTTATGTGGCTTCTTTATGTTGCATACTGTGTTATGTTGACTGAAGTATCTTTCCAAGTGTGTGTTTTTTAGATTGTGTCACATTTCACTGAAACTGCTTTTTTTTCAGTGGATCTGCTGACAGCGGTTCTTGTCTGTTTTGCAGAATTCTAAGCTATCCTTCAAGGAGTTGTTTAGAAAGGTTTATGGATGGAAATTTATGAACTGTCTTGAGCTTTGGACTGGTGCAATCTGTGCATATAGCTCAGAAGCTGATCTTAAGCCCCTTGCTTACCCACTTACTCAAATTATAACTGCAACGGCTCGTTTAGTTCCTACAGCTCAGTATTTTCCTCTCAGATTGTGGTGTATAAAAATGCTAAATAGAATTGCTGCTTCAACTGGGACCTTTATTCCTGTTTCCCTCTTGCTATTAGAAATGCTAGAGATAAAGGAATTGCACAGACCACCTACTGGAGGAGTTGGTGAAGCTGTTGATTTCCGTACTATGCTGAgggtaaatttagattgcttgTCTTTGCTTCTATTTCAAGTGCAAATTGGAcataacaattttgatattcTGGAATTGTTTATGACAGGTAAAAAAGTCAGCCTTGAAAACGAGGGCATTTCAAGAGATGTGTGTTTTTTCTGTAATTGAAGAACTCACTGAGCATTTAGCACAATGGAGCTATTCTGCAGCCTTTTTTGAGCTATCTTTTGTTCCCACTGTTCAGTTACGTGAGTTCTGCAAATCTACAAAAGTTGAGAGGTTCCGTCGAGAAATGAGGCAACTTATTCGTCAGGTACAGTTCTGTTAGAGTgggcattttctttcttctgttcCAGAGGGTATCAATTTTCAGTTATCATGCCAGTGTTTCATTTCTTATTTTGACATGCAAAGAGCCTATTCAAGGGGAAGCTAATGTTCATGCTGTTTACCATGCAGATTGAAGCCAACTGTGAATTTACTAATAAGAAGCGTATGTCAGTTGCGATTCTTCCTAATGATCCGGGAGCTGCATCTTTACTTGAGGTTTTGATGTTTATCTTTGATTTTAATGATGAAAAGAACAATTGATTTCTGTTAGTTGTGCATATTTGCTCTTTTTAATTATTCATCAGATGAGATTATAATAAATCTAATCTTTATGACTTTTTAGTAGGTTATTAGTATATTGTATCAGTTGTTGGCTACATAAATAAGTGGAGCAACCAAACCAGCAGATACACTTTATCCATGCTTGGGAAAGTCATTTCTTTTTCTGGAATCTACCATTAGAAGTTAGCAGCTGATTATGTCCTTCAGGACTTTTGTCTGTATTCAACCATGTCCATTAACCAATATTATTGGGTTGTTTCTCATAGACTGCTTAGGTGTCAAATTCACTGGGTCTGGAAAAGTTGATAATGGTAGATGCACGTCAAAGTAGTCAAGTATCTTCTGTACCCCTTCTAGATAACTAAAGGTGATTACTCCAAATACTGTACTCCCTCGAGTAACTATTCCAAACAATACTTTGAGAAGGTCGCTAATAATGCTCAGCTGGtcttctcaaaatttcactttactCAGTCATATAGGTTTGTACTGGAGGAATTCAATGTTTCGACCGAACACATTTgtttttttctccatttttgtCGCTAATTTGCTCCTTCCGTTTTGATTTTGACGGCTTTACTAGTCTCCATCAAACTATTGAGTCTGCAGATACAGTTTCCAAATTATATATTCTGGATATGAAATTAGGAGTTATTATTGGCACTTCCGTtgacattttttattatttgagcTAGACAAAAATATTCATCCTTCATTGAgttcactatcactcccttgcTATCAAACTGTGATTAAAATGAATTGTAGGGgtgtttttatattttacatgtAGAAAAGTCAAGTGGAGTGAACAATTCTGTAAAAGATGAATTTGATAATCTGGTGCAAGTTGATCTACAGAATGAAAAAACTGCTGAAAATAACCTTTTTCTGCCTTTCATAATCAACATGATCATCCAAATTTGATGTATTTAGGGTTGGTATATGTATATGGGATCAGGAATAATGCACTTTTTTcatgttgaagagttttctgCATATTTTTGTATCTTAACTGATTGTACACTTCCTCTTTGATGCATGTTTCGTAAGAACTTACTTGCCTGTACACTTGTTCTAGGATGAAAAAATGAAGGGTTCTAGCCCGTTATCTCAATATGCTACTGTTTTACGAGAGAGAGCACAACAAAGAAATGACTCCGTAACGCAGTCCAGGTTCCTAATGCTTATCATATTTAGGTGCCTAGTCTTTAAATTACATTCATGACTGAAATTGATTTCGCGTTTTTCTTCTCCAGTGTAATTGTGGGTGAACGTACATCAATCTTTGGGAGTAAGATCACTGATGATGATGAACAAGATGATTCTGTGAATGAGGAAGGTGTCACTGCCTTTAATTCAGGCTGGCTTCCAGGAAGTGATTCCACGTATCATCCTCTCTCTAACTGTCTCTCAGCAGCTAATACTCATATTCATTGAATACGTGCAAAGTTTGTGTTATCTGAGCCTTGGATTCTTGTGCTAGTAAATTTGTTTGTTTACCTACCTGAGTTGCCTCTTCCCAGGATTTCACATGCCGAAAaggtgaaagagaaaaagaagagaaagaggtCCCAAGAGGAGGCAGCTTTTGACGAAGATGTTGTGGAGGAGTTGATACTTAGTtctgatgaagatgaagattcTATGAGTGATGTCCAAGAACTCGAGGATACTGAAGAAAAGCCAGTGATTTCAAAGCGGCAGAAAATGAACCAGCAACCATTGGCAGGTTTGTCTAATCtatcaaagaagaaaagaaagtctAAGTCAAAGAAAGCGAAtaaaaagaagggaaagaatTAAGAAGCCGGTGGTCTAATCCTTCATTTGACAGTTTGGATTCTCTTAGAGcaaaggattttttttccttcttctttttggaAATATGTATCGTTTTCTCAGGCAAATTGTTGCTTTGTATTTACACGAGTGTAATTTCAGCAGTTCTAGAATTTATGGAAAAGGGCCACTTCGAGGACTAAAGATTCATGTGATGTATTTGATTTTTCCGTGAGAACCTAAAATTTCTATCAATCAAATAGCCTTTTTGAAAAAAGGAAACTGATAATTGATTTGGAAGTAAATATTTTAAGATCCAAATATGTGCAACAATTTCACTGGTGGTACGCAAAAGCTTTATTATGTT
This window contains:
- the LOC113710123 gene encoding nucleolar complex-associated protein 2 isoform X3 translates to MSKKKIAKEHMQQLQRLQEKDPEFYEFLKEHDKELLDFNDEDVDDEAETDVDSEDIEEDAETDEYLMKHVPSVAVEAKSSKNVITTAMVDSWCKSIQENTSLGAVRALMKAYRTACHYGDDSGDDNANQLSIMSSSVFNKIMLFVLSEMDGILRGLLKLPPSGGKKETLLDLMSTRLWKNYNHLVKSYLGNSLHVLNQMTDTKMISFTLRRLRYSSIFLAAYPALLRKYVKVVLHFWGSGGGALPVVSLLFLRDLCLQFGSDCIDDCFKGMYKAYVLNCQSFTATKLQHIQFLGNCFTELLRVDPGAAYQHAFIFIRQLAMILRETTTRTKKNSKLSFKELFRKVYGWKFMNCLELWTGAICAYSSEADLKPLAYPLTQIITATARLVPTAQYFPLRLWCIKMLNRIAASTGTFIPVSLLLLEMLEIKELHRPPTGGVGEAVDFRTMLRVKKSALKTRAFQEMCVFSVIEELTEHLAQWSYSAAFFELSFVPTVQLREFCKSTKVERFRREMRQLIRQIEANCEFTNKKRMSVAILPNDPGAASLLEDEKMKGSSPLSQYATVLRERAQQRNDSVTQSSVIVGERTSIFGSKITDDDEQDDSVNEEGVTAFNSGWLPGSDSTISHAEKVKEKKKRKRSQEEAAFDEDVVEELILSSDEDEDSMSDVQELEDTEEKPVISKRQKMNQQPLAGLSNLSKKKRKSKSKKANKKKGKN
- the LOC113710123 gene encoding nucleolar complex-associated protein 2 isoform X2 produces the protein MKIIDVSVFKAKISENEALSNDEELERKTMSKKKIAKEHMQQLQRLQEKDPEFYEFLKEHDKELLDFNDEDVDDEAETDVDSEDIEEDAETDEYLMKHVPSVAVEAKSSKNVITTAMVDSWCKSIQENTSLGAVRALMKAYRTACHYGDDSGDDNANQLSIMSSSVFNKIMLFVLSEMDGILRGLLKLPPSGGKKETLLDLMSTRLWKNYNHLVKSYLGNSLHVLNQMTDTKMISFTLRRLRYSSIFLAAYPALLRKYVKVVLHFWGSGGGALPVVSLLFLRDLCLQFGSDCIDDCFKGMYKAYVLNCQSFTATKLQHIQFLGNCFTELLRVDPGAAYQHAFIFIRQLAMILRETTTRTKKNSKLSFKELFRKVYGWKFMNCLELWTGAICAYSSEADLKPLAYPLTQIITATARLVPTAQYFPLRLWCIKMLNRIAASTGTFIPVSLLLLEMLEIKELHRPPTGGVGEAVDFRTMLRVKKSALKTRAFQEMCVFSVIEELTEHLAQWSYSAAFFELSFVPTVQLREFCKSTKVERFRREMRQLIRQIEANCEFTNKKRMSVAILPNDPGAASLLEDEKMKGSSPLSQYATVLRERAQQRNDSVTQSSVIVGERTSIFGSKITDDDEQDDSVNEEGVTAFNSGWLPGSDSTISHAEKVKEKKKRKRSQEEAAFDEDVVEELILSSDEDEDSMSDVQELEDTEEKPVISKRQKMNQQPLAGLSNLSKKKRKSKSKKANKKKGKN
- the LOC113710123 gene encoding nucleolar complex-associated protein 2 isoform X1; translated protein: MEFGGARKRGRPDGGAATNGNGGIKKSKQAKISENEALSNDEELERKTMSKKKIAKEHMQQLQRLQEKDPEFYEFLKEHDKELLDFNDEDVDDEAETDVDSEDIEEDAETDEYLMKHVPSVAVEAKSSKNVITTAMVDSWCKSIQENTSLGAVRALMKAYRTACHYGDDSGDDNANQLSIMSSSVFNKIMLFVLSEMDGILRGLLKLPPSGGKKETLLDLMSTRLWKNYNHLVKSYLGNSLHVLNQMTDTKMISFTLRRLRYSSIFLAAYPALLRKYVKVVLHFWGSGGGALPVVSLLFLRDLCLQFGSDCIDDCFKGMYKAYVLNCQSFTATKLQHIQFLGNCFTELLRVDPGAAYQHAFIFIRQLAMILRETTTRTKKNSKLSFKELFRKVYGWKFMNCLELWTGAICAYSSEADLKPLAYPLTQIITATARLVPTAQYFPLRLWCIKMLNRIAASTGTFIPVSLLLLEMLEIKELHRPPTGGVGEAVDFRTMLRVKKSALKTRAFQEMCVFSVIEELTEHLAQWSYSAAFFELSFVPTVQLREFCKSTKVERFRREMRQLIRQIEANCEFTNKKRMSVAILPNDPGAASLLEDEKMKGSSPLSQYATVLRERAQQRNDSVTQSSVIVGERTSIFGSKITDDDEQDDSVNEEGVTAFNSGWLPGSDSTISHAEKVKEKKKRKRSQEEAAFDEDVVEELILSSDEDEDSMSDVQELEDTEEKPVISKRQKMNQQPLAGLSNLSKKKRKSKSKKANKKKGKN
- the LOC113710123 gene encoding nucleolar complex-associated protein 2 isoform X4, with the protein product MEFGGARKRGRPDGGAATNGNGGIKKSKQAKISENEALSNDEELERKTMSKKKIAKEHMQQLQRLQEKDPEFYEFLKEHDKELLDFNDEDVDDEAETDVDSEDIEEDAETDEYLMKHVPSVAVEAKSSKNVITTAMVDSWCKSIQENTSLGAVRALMKAYRTACHYGDDSGDDNANQLSIMSSSVFNKIMLFVLSEMDGILRGLLKLPPSGGKKETLLDLMSTRLWKNYNHLVKSYLGNSLHVLNQMTDTKMISFTLRRLRYSSIFLAAYPALLRKYVKVVLHFWGSGGGALPVVSLLFLRDLCLQFGSDCIDDCFKGMYKAYVLNCQSFTATKLQHIQFLGNCFTELLRVDPGAAYQHAFIFIRQLAMILRETTTRTKKNSKLSFKELFRKVYGWKFMNCLELWTGAICAYSSEADLKPLAYPLTQIITATARLVPTAQYFPLRLWCIKMLNRIAASTGTFIPVSLLLLEMLEIKELHRPPTGGVGEAVDFRTMLRVKKSALKTRAFQEMCVFSVIEELTEHLAQWSYSAAFFELSFVPTVQLREFCKSTKVERFRREMRQLIRQIEANCEFTNKKRMSVAILPNDPGAASLLEDEKMKGSSPLSQYATVLRERAQQRNDSVTQSSVIVGERTSIFGSKITDDDEQDDSVNEEGVTAFNSGWLPGSDSTYHPLSNCLSADFTCRKGEREKEEKEVPRGGSF
- the LOC113710123 gene encoding nucleolar complex-associated protein 2 isoform X5, coding for MKHVPSVAVEAKSSKNVITTAMVDSWCKSIQENTSLGAVRALMKAYRTACHYGDDSGDDNANQLSIMSSSVFNKIMLFVLSEMDGILRGLLKLPPSGGKKETLLDLMSTRLWKNYNHLVKSYLGNSLHVLNQMTDTKMISFTLRRLRYSSIFLAAYPALLRKYVKVVLHFWGSGGGALPVVSLLFLRDLCLQFGSDCIDDCFKGMYKAYVLNCQSFTATKLQHIQFLGNCFTELLRVDPGAAYQHAFIFIRQLAMILRETTTRTKKNSKLSFKELFRKVYGWKFMNCLELWTGAICAYSSEADLKPLAYPLTQIITATARLVPTAQYFPLRLWCIKMLNRIAASTGTFIPVSLLLLEMLEIKELHRPPTGGVGEAVDFRTMLRVKKSALKTRAFQEMCVFSVIEELTEHLAQWSYSAAFFELSFVPTVQLREFCKSTKVERFRREMRQLIRQIEANCEFTNKKRMSVAILPNDPGAASLLEDEKMKGSSPLSQYATVLRERAQQRNDSVTQSSVIVGERTSIFGSKITDDDEQDDSVNEEGVTAFNSGWLPGSDSTISHAEKVKEKKKRKRSQEEAAFDEDVVEELILSSDEDEDSMSDVQELEDTEEKPVISKRQKMNQQPLAGLSNLSKKKRKSKSKKANKKKGKN